The DNA sequence GTTCGGAGTTCGGAGTTCGGAGTTCGGAGTTCGGAGTTCGGAGTTCGGAGTTCGGAGTTCGGAGTTCGGAGTTCGGAGTTCGGAGTTCGGAGTTGCATCATGGGCGCCGCCTGTCGGTGTCAAGTCCGGCGTTTGGAATTCTTTTTCTGCGTTCTCTGCGTGTTCTGCGGATGGTTTAGTGTTTTCGCCGTGGTCGCCGTGGCTCGCCGTGGCTCGCCGTGGGAACTCTTACGTTGTGCCCGCTTTCTTCCGCTGTGCCCGCGGTGTGACCGTGTGACCGAACTCTTTTTTCCGCTGCTAACGAGTTGTGCATTGGTCCTCGGCAGGTAATTTTTATACGCCATGCCCTTCCCTTGGTATTTCCAAACGGTTGAGAAGGCACGGCCCGTTTCGTCGGCAGTTCCGAATCCCCACAACAACAGACCAACTTTGACGCGACCCGGCTTGAGCTGGCGTCGGTCGCTGAACACCCTTTATGAATCCGAAAGACATGCTTCGCGAATTGCGGCTCAGCAGCGGCAAGGATCACCGTTACTATTCGCTCCCGGCGCTTGAGGAGGCCGGCATCGGGCCGATCTCACGGTTGCCCGTGAGCATCCGCATTGTCCTCGAATCGGTGTTACGAAACTGCGACGGGAAAAAAGTATCCGAGCAGGATGTGGTTGCGCTGGCGAATTGGAATGCGAAACGCCCGGCAAACGAAGAAATCCCGTTTGTGGTCGCGCGAATCGTGCTGCAGGATTTTACCGGGGTCCCGCTCCTGGTGGATCTGGCGGCCATGCGCTCTGCGGTCAGCCGTTTGCAGCGCAACCCTCAGATAATCGAACCGTTGGTGCCGGTCGATCTGGTCGTGGACCACTCCGTGCAGGTGGATTTCGCCGGCACGGCGGAGTCGTTGTGGCTCAACCTCGACATGGAATTCAAGCGGAATCGGGAGCGTTACCAGCTCTTGAAGTGGGGGCAGCAGGCCTTCAAGACGTTCGGAGTCGTTCCGCCCGGTATCGGCATCGTGCACCAGGTTAACCTGGAGTACCTGGCCAAAGGCGTGCTCACGAAGGCGACGCCTGAAGGCGAGGTGGTCTACCCGGACACGCTGGTGGGAACCGATTCGCACACGACGATGATCAACGGCCTCGCCGTAGTCGGCTGGGGGGTTGGCGGCATCGAGGCGGAGGCGGGCATGCTCGGCCAGCCGGTTTATTTTCTGACGCCGGAAGTCGTGGGGGTGCACCTGACGGGCGCGCTCAAGGAGGGCGTTACCGCGACCGACCTGGTTCTGCGCGTTACCGAAATGCTCCGCAGACAGAAGGTGGTCGGCAAGTTTGTCGAGTTCTTCGGCGAAGGCGCCACCGCGCTGGGGGTTACGGACCGGGCCACGATCGGAAACATGGCTCCCGAATACGGCGCGACGATGGGCTACTTTGGCATGGACGAACAAACGCTCGCCTACCTGCGCGGCACCGGCCGGAGCGACGAACTCTGTGAACTGTTTGAGAAGTATTACCGGGCTCAGGGTCTCTGGGGCATACCGCGCAAGGGTCAGGTGGATTACTCGGTGGAACTTGAGCTTGATCTGGCCTCCATCGTGCCGGGTGTGGCCGGGCCGAAGCGGCCGCAGGATCGCATCAATCTGCCGGAGCTTAAGCAGGCGTTTGAGGCCCTCCTGGAAAAACCGCTCGGGGAAGGGGGTTACGGGAAAAAGATCAGCGACCTGTCGTCCCGCGTGCCGGTGCACATCAATGGGTCCGGCCCCGGTGCTGATGCCCACCTGCCGTCGACCGACACGGACACGGCCGACCGCCCTCCGGAGGGTGCGCCGAAAAACTACGGCGAGATGGTTCAGAATCGTCCGGCACCGCACCAGGTCGGCGATCCAACCGCGGGACATCAGCCGGCGGATACGGACGTCGGGCACGGCAGCGTTCTGATCGCGGCGATTACCAGTTGTACCAACACCAGCAACCCGAGCGTGATGCTGGGGGCGGGGATCCTGGCCAAAAAGGCCGTCGAACGCGGGCTTAAGGTTGACCCGAGGGTAAAAACATCCCTGGCCCCCGGTTCACGCGTCGTGACCGATTACCTGGACAAGACGGGACTGCAGCCGTACCTCGATCAGCTTGGGTTCCAGATCGTGGGCTACGGGTGCACCACGTGCATCGGCAATTCCG is a window from the Verrucomicrobiota bacterium genome containing:
- a CDS encoding aconitate hydratase, which encodes MNPKDMLRELRLSSGKDHRYYSLPALEEAGIGPISRLPVSIRIVLESVLRNCDGKKVSEQDVVALANWNAKRPANEEIPFVVARIVLQDFTGVPLLVDLAAMRSAVSRLQRNPQIIEPLVPVDLVVDHSVQVDFAGTAESLWLNLDMEFKRNRERYQLLKWGQQAFKTFGVVPPGIGIVHQVNLEYLAKGVLTKATPEGEVVYPDTLVGTDSHTTMINGLAVVGWGVGGIEAEAGMLGQPVYFLTPEVVGVHLTGALKEGVTATDLVLRVTEMLRRQKVVGKFVEFFGEGATALGVTDRATIGNMAPEYGATMGYFGMDEQTLAYLRGTGRSDELCELFEKYYRAQGLWGIPRKGQVDYSVELELDLASIVPGVAGPKRPQDRINLPELKQAFEALLEKPLGEGGYGKKISDLSSRVPVHINGSGPGADAHLPSTDTDTADRPPEGAPKNYGEMVQNRPAPHQVGDPTAGHQPADTDVGHGSVLIAAITSCTNTSNPSVMLGAGILAKKAVERGLKVDPRVKTSLAPGSRVVTDYLDKTGLQPYLDQLGFQIVGYGCTTCIGNSGPLHPALEEAVTKNDIVAASVLSGNRNFEARVHQNIRANFLMSPPLVVAFALAGTVDIDLSSEPLGKGNDGQDVYLKEIWPSLEEIRSAMGAALKPEVFRKLYTDFEKQNPKWNEIPSTVGEVYQWDEQSDYIQEPPFFADFSLEPKPPEDILEARPLGIFGDSVTTDHISPAGAIKPTSPAGQYLISRGVKPIDFNSYGSRRGNDRVMTRGTFANVRIKNLMVPGVEGGVTIHYPSGEQLSIYDASVRYVREAVPLVVIAGHEYGTGSSRDWAAKGTRLLGVKAVIAASFERIHRSNLVGMGVLPLQFQEGSSAQTLGLKGSETFTLSGLTDELTPRQQVILKVRYEDGREQEVPLILRIDTPIEVEYYRHGGILPFVLRQILQQQS